The Algoriphagus sp. TR-M9 genome has a window encoding:
- a CDS encoding glycoside hydrolase family 43 protein, protein MNRFLVIATAFFLILRIPQTTFAQNRTFDNPVLAGDRPDPTVIKIGKYYYASATSNEWAPLFPIFKSDDLVNWELVNYVFPDGAPAWAKNNFWAPELSYDEDQEKIYAYYTARDKESNRLSVAVASADSPSGKFTDHGPLVAQEYGSIDAFEARDENGKIYVLWKEDGNSKGQKTPIWAQEVNEERTELVGEKHELFRNDQAWEGGLVEGVAIFQKNGYFYATYSARGCCEISCDYVTGVARSKSLLGPWEKYEMNPVLKDNDNWKCAGHGTVVEKDGDFWMLYHAYNTEGSVYVGRQGVLEKIEWTADNWPILANNAGYERSKASLEFTDNFKKRLDPIWQWRVTQDIQYETGKKGLKLQASEENETLGTLLVQGTKSLDYHYEATVIPDAKAAAGLAVIGGANNGFGAPPAGMGISVKGNQLMLWETINQKTKEIATVTIPSNKQVKLILSMKDGYKMTTSAIVDGETIQVGDTQDVKHLVPWGMGFRLGLVAKGATDSYAHFKEVRIY, encoded by the coding sequence ATGAATAGATTTCTAGTTATAGCCACTGCGTTTTTCCTGATCTTAAGAATACCGCAGACGACTTTCGCCCAAAACCGAACTTTCGACAATCCAGTTTTGGCAGGAGACCGTCCAGATCCCACAGTAATCAAAATCGGGAAATATTATTACGCCTCCGCTACTTCCAATGAGTGGGCACCACTTTTTCCCATTTTCAAATCCGATGATCTGGTGAATTGGGAACTGGTAAACTATGTGTTTCCAGATGGGGCTCCTGCCTGGGCCAAGAACAACTTTTGGGCACCAGAGCTTTCTTATGATGAGGATCAAGAAAAAATCTATGCCTATTACACCGCAAGAGATAAGGAGAGCAATCGCCTGAGTGTGGCGGTAGCCAGCGCAGATTCACCATCTGGTAAGTTTACCGATCACGGACCTCTGGTGGCTCAGGAATATGGTTCTATAGATGCCTTTGAAGCTAGGGATGAAAACGGTAAAATCTACGTCTTATGGAAAGAAGATGGGAATAGCAAAGGTCAGAAAACGCCAATTTGGGCGCAGGAAGTAAATGAAGAGCGAACCGAATTGGTCGGAGAGAAACATGAGCTTTTCCGAAATGATCAGGCTTGGGAAGGTGGACTGGTAGAAGGTGTAGCTATTTTCCAGAAAAACGGCTATTTCTATGCGACGTATTCTGCACGTGGATGTTGCGAGATTTCCTGTGATTATGTCACTGGAGTGGCTCGAAGCAAGTCATTGTTAGGTCCTTGGGAAAAGTACGAGATGAACCCTGTGTTGAAAGACAATGACAACTGGAAATGTGCCGGTCATGGGACTGTGGTGGAGAAAGACGGGGATTTTTGGATGCTTTACCATGCCTATAATACAGAAGGATCTGTGTATGTGGGTCGCCAAGGGGTTTTGGAAAAGATAGAATGGACGGCTGATAACTGGCCAATTTTAGCCAATAATGCTGGTTACGAACGAAGTAAAGCCTCGCTGGAATTCACGGATAATTTCAAAAAACGACTGGATCCTATCTGGCAATGGCGTGTGACTCAGGATATTCAATACGAAACAGGTAAAAAAGGACTGAAACTTCAGGCTTCCGAGGAAAATGAAACCTTGGGGACGCTCTTGGTGCAGGGCACTAAATCACTGGATTATCACTATGAAGCCACAGTAATTCCTGATGCAAAAGCTGCTGCTGGACTAGCGGTAATCGGTGGAGCAAATAACGGCTTCGGTGCTCCTCCTGCTGGAATGGGTATTTCCGTAAAAGGAAATCAACTGATGCTTTGGGAGACGATCAACCAAAAAACCAAAGAAATTGCCACTGTTACAATTCCATCCAATAAGCAAGTAAAGTTGATTTTGAGCATGAAAGATGGCTACAAAATGACCACCTCAGCAATTGTGGACGGTGAAACAATTCAAGTTGGAGATACTCAGGATGTGAAGCATTTGGTGCCTTGGGGAATGGGATTCCGGTTGGGTTTAGTGGCTAAAGGAGCTACAGATTCTTATGCGCATTTTAAGGAAGTGAGGATTTACTAG
- a CDS encoding TraB/GumN family protein, with amino-acid sequence MMKLITQILTLLFFIVFQSEAISLTKPDSKPGTVMFKVTKSGQNRSSYLFGTHHALDKAFFDSLAPALEALNSSSVLIKENLNIPGQLAEDLINQRTTETKWGRYLDKEEFDFVQDLLSSTALNLHKVTPAELYALLSRKYKESICVRKAPDADYFSLDDYIGSLAAKNQMEVKGLETTEDQLYLINEDLRGMPRKVHKRRLANMIARFSASSDELCEEIAWYRQMDMDYEFDKACSNALILTDRNKKWMTQIVENLQTENCFIAVGLSHLMYDCGLINQLRLLGYTVEPVLLK; translated from the coding sequence ATGATGAAGCTTATAACTCAGATTTTGACACTTTTATTTTTCATAGTATTCCAAAGCGAAGCTATTTCTTTGACCAAACCAGATTCAAAGCCCGGAACCGTCATGTTCAAGGTGACGAAATCAGGTCAAAATCGCAGTTCCTATCTTTTTGGAACGCATCACGCATTGGACAAAGCTTTTTTTGACTCCCTAGCTCCTGCTCTTGAAGCATTAAACTCCTCCAGTGTGCTGATCAAAGAAAATCTAAATATACCGGGTCAATTGGCAGAGGATCTGATTAATCAAAGAACAACAGAAACTAAATGGGGCAGGTATCTGGACAAGGAGGAATTTGATTTTGTGCAAGATCTACTATCCTCCACTGCGCTAAACTTACATAAAGTGACTCCCGCTGAACTGTATGCCCTACTGAGCCGCAAGTACAAAGAATCTATATGTGTAAGAAAGGCTCCTGACGCTGACTACTTTTCTCTTGATGATTATATCGGAAGCTTGGCCGCAAAAAACCAAATGGAAGTCAAAGGTCTGGAAACTACGGAAGATCAGCTATACCTAATCAATGAAGACCTGCGGGGAATGCCCCGAAAAGTACACAAAAGAAGGCTTGCAAATATGATCGCTAGATTTTCAGCTAGTTCGGATGAGCTATGTGAGGAAATCGCCTGGTACAGGCAAATGGATATGGATTACGAATTTGACAAAGCTTGCTCCAATGCGCTAATACTCACAGATCGAAACAAGAAATGGATGACACAAATAGTAGAAAATCTTCAAACGGAAAATTGCTTTATAGCGGTAGGTCTAAGCCACCTAATGTATGATTGCGGACTCATTAATCAACTCCGTTTGCTGGGCTATACTGTAGAGCCTGTACTCTTAAAATGA
- a CDS encoding glycoside hydrolase family 2 protein yields MKKTLLIGACLLFAQQIATAQTSSYKPVEGKIMTEWATQVTPENVHQEYPRPQMTRENWVNLNGLWDYAIKPKGQAIPTDFDGEILVPFAVESALSGVGKTVGKDNELWYSTTFDRPKKSSKDRVLLHFGASDWETEVFVNGQSVGIHKGGYDPFEFDITEQLKNSKSNMLQVRVWDPSDDGPQPRGKQINNPHGIWYTPVTGIWQTVWLETVPTAYLSELRNASDIQSKQILVTPEVNGASEGQQVKVTAWKDGAMLAEQTVKPSETAKLTIKGAELWEPGNPVLYDLKVELLDGKKVLDAVGSYAALREISMAPDENGIQRMMLNGEFLFQYGPLDQGWWPDGLYTAPSHEAMVFDIQKTQDMGFNMIRKHVKVEPATWYHACDKMGMLVWQDMPSGDMGNGWEMKLAVLGSGTDRDRTPESEAIFREEWKEIMDDFYNFPSIVVWVPFNEAWGQFKTKEIADWTKKHDPTRLVNSASGGNFEMEGTKIAGDIIDLHNYPDAKMPDPGIYGKDNILVLGEFGGLGLPVDGHVWQQKDNWGYQSFKNQDELYNRYAELITRLGELVEAGLSAAVYTQTSDVEVETNGLMTYDRKIIKFDVSKMKSIHSPLYKK; encoded by the coding sequence ATGAAGAAAACTCTCTTAATTGGCGCATGTCTGCTTTTTGCGCAGCAGATTGCGACAGCCCAAACCTCCTCCTACAAACCTGTAGAAGGGAAAATCATGACTGAATGGGCTACTCAGGTCACTCCTGAAAACGTGCATCAGGAATACCCAAGACCACAGATGACCCGAGAAAATTGGGTAAACCTGAACGGACTTTGGGACTATGCGATCAAACCAAAAGGACAGGCAATTCCGACTGATTTTGACGGTGAAATACTAGTTCCCTTCGCCGTGGAATCCGCGCTTTCGGGTGTTGGCAAAACTGTAGGCAAGGACAATGAACTGTGGTACAGCACCACCTTTGACCGACCAAAGAAATCTTCGAAAGATCGGGTTCTATTACATTTCGGAGCTTCAGACTGGGAAACTGAAGTTTTTGTAAACGGTCAAAGCGTAGGAATCCATAAAGGCGGATATGATCCTTTTGAATTTGATATCACTGAGCAGTTAAAAAATAGCAAGTCGAATATGCTACAGGTACGCGTATGGGACCCAAGTGATGATGGACCTCAGCCTCGTGGTAAACAAATCAATAATCCTCACGGCATTTGGTACACTCCTGTGACCGGAATCTGGCAAACAGTGTGGTTAGAAACTGTCCCCACTGCCTATCTCTCTGAGCTGAGAAATGCATCCGATATTCAAAGTAAGCAGATTTTGGTCACACCTGAAGTGAATGGGGCAAGCGAAGGCCAGCAAGTGAAAGTTACTGCCTGGAAGGACGGAGCTATGCTCGCCGAGCAAACGGTCAAACCCTCCGAAACTGCGAAACTGACAATCAAAGGTGCAGAACTTTGGGAGCCAGGAAATCCGGTTCTATACGATCTTAAAGTAGAATTACTGGATGGCAAAAAGGTGTTGGATGCAGTAGGAAGTTATGCGGCTTTGCGAGAAATCAGCATGGCTCCGGATGAAAACGGGATCCAGCGTATGATGCTCAATGGTGAATTTTTATTCCAATATGGTCCACTTGATCAAGGTTGGTGGCCGGACGGTTTGTACACGGCTCCGAGCCATGAAGCCATGGTTTTTGACATACAGAAAACTCAGGATATGGGCTTCAACATGATCAGAAAGCACGTGAAAGTAGAGCCTGCAACTTGGTATCATGCCTGTGACAAAATGGGAATGCTGGTATGGCAAGACATGCCGAGCGGAGACATGGGAAATGGCTGGGAGATGAAACTTGCTGTGTTGGGAAGTGGAACAGACCGGGACAGAACGCCTGAGTCGGAGGCGATTTTCCGCGAAGAATGGAAAGAGATCATGGATGATTTCTATAATTTTCCTTCCATCGTAGTTTGGGTGCCTTTCAATGAAGCTTGGGGTCAGTTTAAAACCAAGGAAATAGCCGATTGGACCAAGAAACACGATCCTACAAGGTTGGTAAATAGTGCAAGCGGTGGAAACTTTGAAATGGAAGGAACCAAAATCGCCGGTGACATCATCGATTTGCACAATTATCCAGATGCAAAAATGCCTGACCCAGGAATTTATGGAAAAGACAACATCCTCGTTTTGGGGGAATTTGGCGGGTTGGGACTTCCTGTGGATGGACATGTTTGGCAGCAAAAAGACAACTGGGGTTATCAGAGTTTTAAAAATCAGGATGAGCTCTACAATCGCTATGCAGAGCTAATCACCCGGTTGGGAGAATTGGTGGAAGCGGGACTTTCGGCGGCTGTTTACACACAGACCAGCGATGTGGAAGTGGAAACCAATGGACTCATGACTTACGATAGAAAAATCATCAAATTCGATGTGTCAAAGATGAAAAGCATACATTCCCCACTCTATAAAAAGTAA
- a CDS encoding EboA domain-containing protein, with translation MQDQVSNFLIQLLQAGNNSKGLNWLEKQTQKISSEPVPAKLFLAFSQASRFFKKEKLELSVKQLEQADQLCSGFEPNFWDELQTARAVLLLSYKAEKETWFKTVNQLFETADMYEHQALFAALPVLPFQEDLIPRAIDGLRTNISLVFDAIALNNPFPAKYFPEANWNQMILKAIFMQRPLYKVQGLEERRNPDLAAIARDFAHERWAAGRDVMPEIWRLVAPFVDEMFMSDLQKALESQDELQMKAVLLALRESAYGPAEKQLEQFPELVAKLDMEAKAWKSIGEEFQQTRV, from the coding sequence ATGCAAGATCAAGTAAGCAATTTTCTGATCCAGTTGCTTCAGGCCGGGAATAACTCCAAGGGATTGAATTGGCTGGAAAAGCAAACCCAAAAAATCAGCTCCGAACCTGTTCCTGCCAAATTGTTTTTGGCATTTAGTCAGGCTTCTAGGTTTTTCAAGAAAGAAAAACTCGAACTTTCAGTAAAACAGCTAGAACAAGCAGATCAGCTGTGTTCTGGATTTGAGCCTAATTTTTGGGATGAGCTACAGACTGCCAGGGCGGTCCTATTATTAAGTTATAAAGCTGAAAAAGAGACTTGGTTTAAAACTGTAAATCAACTCTTTGAGACCGCAGACATGTATGAGCATCAAGCGCTTTTTGCGGCTTTACCTGTTTTGCCGTTTCAAGAAGATTTGATTCCAAGAGCAATTGACGGCTTGCGTACTAATATTTCATTGGTATTTGATGCAATCGCCCTGAATAATCCATTTCCGGCAAAGTACTTTCCAGAGGCAAACTGGAATCAGATGATTCTGAAGGCGATTTTTATGCAGCGGCCGCTTTATAAAGTCCAGGGATTGGAAGAAAGGAGAAATCCGGATTTGGCGGCAATCGCGAGGGATTTTGCACATGAACGCTGGGCTGCAGGCCGCGACGTGATGCCAGAGATTTGGAGATTGGTGGCTCCTTTTGTTGATGAAATGTTTATGTCTGATCTGCAAAAAGCCCTGGAGAGCCAAGATGAGCTGCAGATGAAAGCAGTGCTTTTGGCCTTGCGGGAATCTGCTTATGGTCCGGCAGAAAAACAGTTGGAGCAATTTCCTGAATTGGTGGCTAAGCTGGATATGGAAGCCAAAGCTTGGAAAAGCATAGGGGAGGAGTTTCAGCAAACTCGGGTTTAA
- a CDS encoding TatD family hydrolase — protein MYIDPHIHVVSRTTDDYEAMRKAGIVAIIEPAFWLGQPRTEVGSFKDYFSTLVGWERFRASQFGIVHYCTMGLNSKEANNEPLAEEVMELLPLYVGKEGVVAIGEIGYDDQTEAEDKFYRLQLELAKEVDLPVLIHTPHRDKRKGTIRSMDVSEEHGLDPQMVIVDHNNEETVKEVLDRGYYAGFTIYPHTKMGSERMVEIVKQYGPERIIVNSAADWGISDPLAVPKTADLMRKSGIPEDHIKLVTYQNALTAFGQSGQMDEQDWLNAAPLDQTKKMSGNSVLRGGQTPRVEGPSDIVEN, from the coding sequence ATGTATATAGATCCACATATTCACGTCGTTTCCCGTACCACGGATGATTACGAAGCCATGCGCAAAGCAGGGATTGTGGCGATTATAGAACCGGCTTTCTGGCTGGGACAGCCTCGTACAGAGGTGGGAAGTTTCAAAGATTACTTCAGTACGCTGGTAGGATGGGAGCGTTTTCGCGCCAGCCAATTCGGAATTGTGCATTATTGCACCATGGGTTTGAATTCTAAGGAAGCCAATAACGAACCGTTGGCAGAGGAGGTAATGGAGCTTTTACCGCTTTATGTGGGGAAGGAAGGCGTAGTGGCGATTGGAGAAATCGGCTATGATGATCAGACCGAGGCTGAGGATAAATTTTACAGACTTCAGTTGGAGTTGGCCAAAGAAGTGGATCTTCCGGTACTTATCCATACGCCTCACAGAGATAAAAGAAAAGGAACCATCCGTAGCATGGATGTGTCCGAAGAGCACGGTTTGGATCCCCAAATGGTGATTGTAGATCATAATAATGAAGAGACCGTGAAGGAAGTTTTGGATAGAGGTTACTATGCCGGGTTTACCATTTATCCACATACCAAAATGGGTTCTGAGCGCATGGTGGAAATCGTGAAGCAATACGGTCCAGAACGCATTATCGTCAATTCCGCTGCGGATTGGGGGATATCAGATCCACTGGCAGTGCCAAAAACTGCTGATCTGATGCGAAAGTCGGGAATTCCTGAAGATCATATCAAGCTGGTCACTTATCAAAATGCCCTGACGGCATTTGGGCAAAGCGGACAAATGGATGAGCAAGACTGGCTGAATGCTGCCCCACTGGATCAAACCAAAAAAATGAGCGGTAACTCTGTACTTCGTGGAGGTCAAACTCCCCGCGTGGAAGGGCCTTCAGATATAGTAGAAAATTAA
- a CDS encoding PDDEXK nuclease domain-containing protein has product MEIESRHSGLLKAIRSILSEARQKAVNAVNSAMVFAYWEIGKRIVDEEQEGKDRADYGSFLLQQLAENLTVDFGKNFDARELRRIRQFYLTFPIRDTVRPELSWSHYRLIIRIEDDRVRKFYIQESISQGWSTRKLDRNISSQYFQRILSNQKLAAEKSSKDEGNQLDFIKNPYVLEFLKLPSDLAHKEKDIEKAIIQHLQSFLLEMGKGFAFVSRQKLIRTETSDFFIDLVFYNYYLKCFVIVDIKAGKLTHQDIGQLDMYVRMFDDLEKTETDNPTIGILLCADTDNVVAKYSVLNDNTKLFASKYQLYLPTVDELQKLIENDIESLSYNTD; this is encoded by the coding sequence ATGGAAATTGAAAGCAGACATAGCGGATTACTAAAAGCAATTAGATCCATCCTGAGCGAAGCAAGACAAAAAGCAGTCAATGCGGTTAACTCCGCTATGGTGTTTGCTTATTGGGAAATTGGTAAACGAATAGTAGATGAGGAACAAGAAGGCAAAGACCGTGCTGATTACGGTTCATTTTTATTGCAGCAATTAGCCGAAAACCTCACAGTGGATTTTGGGAAAAATTTTGATGCTAGGGAATTGAGGAGAATTAGGCAATTTTACTTGACTTTCCCAATTCGGGACACAGTGCGTCCCGAATTGAGTTGGTCACACTACAGACTAATAATTAGGATCGAAGATGATCGTGTACGAAAGTTTTACATACAAGAATCGATTTCTCAGGGCTGGAGCACAAGGAAGTTGGATAGAAATATTAGCTCCCAATATTTCCAGCGCATTTTGTCAAATCAAAAATTAGCAGCGGAGAAAAGTTCAAAAGACGAAGGAAATCAACTTGATTTCATCAAAAACCCATACGTTTTGGAATTTTTGAAACTGCCTAGTGATTTAGCCCATAAAGAAAAGGATATTGAAAAAGCAATAATTCAGCATTTACAATCTTTTTTATTAGAAATGGGGAAAGGGTTTGCATTTGTGTCAAGACAAAAACTCATCCGTACCGAAACATCAGATTTCTTTATCGATTTAGTGTTTTACAATTACTATTTAAAATGTTTTGTGATTGTAGATATTAAAGCTGGGAAATTAACACATCAGGATATCGGGCAACTTGATATGTATGTGAGAATGTTCGATGATTTGGAAAAAACTGAAACAGATAATCCTACGATTGGCATTCTATTATGTGCCGATACGGACAATGTAGTAGCCAAATACTCAGTGCTGAATGATAACACTAAGCTTTTTGCCTCTAAATATCAATTATATCTACCAACGGTAGATGAATTACAGAAACTGATAGAAAATGATATTGAAAGTTTGAGTTATAATACTGATTGA
- a CDS encoding transmembrane-type terpene cyclase, with protein MTTSSIFIAICGLGWIIAYIEALRVGLRDQSYGIPFLTLALNFTWEIYYTYQGYLVFGYHVSTIANFFWVLLDLGILYTYFKFGPTEVNYSKKRFLAQGLAFLALCFLVQHLAFQWLGVVNGALYVGYLINFLMSFLFVRMYFRRENLKGQSLLIAIPKCIGTFSTTLLFGLIGSKTAGGTHIIILIMGLIIVLTDLTYITLIWRKKRELAISSKS; from the coding sequence ATGACCACAAGCTCCATATTTATCGCAATTTGCGGATTAGGCTGGATTATCGCTTACATAGAAGCATTGAGAGTTGGCTTGAGAGATCAGTCCTATGGAATCCCTTTTCTTACTTTGGCACTAAATTTCACTTGGGAAATCTACTACACCTACCAGGGATATCTGGTATTTGGATATCATGTGTCCACCATCGCGAACTTCTTCTGGGTCTTGCTGGATCTAGGAATCCTATACACCTACTTCAAATTTGGCCCGACTGAAGTCAACTATAGCAAAAAAAGATTTCTAGCCCAAGGACTGGCATTTCTGGCATTATGCTTTTTGGTTCAACATCTTGCATTTCAATGGCTGGGAGTTGTAAATGGGGCCCTATATGTAGGCTATCTGATCAATTTCCTGATGTCCTTTCTTTTTGTCAGGATGTATTTTAGGAGAGAAAACCTTAAAGGCCAATCTCTACTTATTGCTATTCCAAAATGCATCGGGACCTTCTCTACTACCTTGTTATTTGGTCTGATCGGTTCCAAAACAGCTGGTGGAACACATATCATTATCCTGATCATGGGACTGATTATCGTATTGACAGACCTGACCTACATTACTTTGATTTGGAGAAAAAAGAGGGAATTAGCTATTTCTTCTAAAAGTTAA
- a CDS encoding aldose epimerase family protein, with protein sequence MNHHFNKILGAAALGIVLYSCESKPKEETKAGEPAQEQVFGTTFQNKKVETYEIKNANGMKMKVTNFGARVTHLWVPDKDGNLVDVVLGFETLDEYTKSSEKYFGAAIGRYGNRIADGKFTLNGEEYTLPQNNNGQTLHGGPGGMDFVIWDVEKSGENGLIFSYTSPDGEEGFPGELKVKMIYTLTDDNEFKVTYEAETDKATPVNLTHHSFFNLNGAGNGDVLDHTLKLNASKYTPVDEVLIPTGEVASVKETPFDFTTATKIGDRIDQDNQQLKFGGGYDHNWVLDKSGNELTEAAVISSPQTGIEMEVWTTEPAIQFYSGNFLDGTITGKGGKVYELRSAFCLETQHYPDSPNQTNFPSTILEPGKQYEQTCIYKFGTK encoded by the coding sequence ATGAATCATCATTTCAACAAAATCCTTGGCGCAGCAGCATTGGGAATAGTACTTTACAGCTGCGAAAGTAAACCAAAAGAAGAAACTAAAGCCGGAGAACCAGCCCAAGAGCAGGTTTTTGGTACAACCTTTCAAAATAAAAAAGTGGAAACATACGAGATCAAAAATGCCAATGGCATGAAAATGAAAGTCACCAATTTCGGTGCAAGAGTAACCCATCTCTGGGTTCCGGATAAAGATGGAAACCTGGTAGATGTAGTCCTTGGGTTTGAGACCTTGGACGAGTACACTAAAAGTAGTGAGAAGTATTTCGGTGCTGCGATCGGTCGTTATGGTAATCGCATAGCCGACGGGAAATTCACGCTGAATGGGGAGGAATATACTTTGCCTCAAAATAACAATGGACAGACGCTCCATGGTGGACCAGGTGGAATGGACTTTGTGATTTGGGATGTAGAGAAATCCGGAGAAAACGGACTGATTTTCAGCTATACTTCACCAGATGGAGAAGAAGGATTCCCTGGAGAACTCAAAGTGAAAATGATCTATACGCTGACAGATGACAATGAATTCAAGGTCACGTATGAGGCGGAAACAGACAAAGCCACTCCGGTAAACTTGACTCACCACTCCTTCTTTAATTTGAATGGTGCTGGAAATGGTGATGTGCTAGACCATACATTGAAGCTGAATGCGAGCAAATACACTCCAGTGGATGAGGTGCTTATTCCTACTGGAGAAGTGGCATCTGTGAAGGAAACTCCTTTTGACTTTACTACTGCAACCAAAATCGGTGACCGTATAGATCAGGATAATCAGCAGTTGAAATTCGGTGGTGGATATGACCACAACTGGGTGCTAGACAAATCCGGAAATGAATTGACTGAGGCAGCAGTAATTTCTTCACCTCAGACAGGAATAGAAATGGAAGTTTGGACTACCGAACCTGCCATTCAGTTCTATAGCGGAAACTTTCTGGATGGAACAATCACCGGAAAAGGTGGAAAAGTTTATGAATTGAGATCTGCATTCTGCCTGGAAACCCAGCATTATCCAGATTCTCCGAACCAAACTAACTTCCCCTCCACGATTTTGGAACCGGGTAAACAATACGAACAGACTTGTATCTATAAGTTTGGTACAAAATAA